From the genome of Lentilactobacillus buchneri, one region includes:
- a CDS encoding NAD(P) transhydrogenase subunit alpha produces the protein MSQELYTNLAIFVLSLLVGFEVMSKIPSTLQTPMMSGANAIHGVVVVGAFVIAAEASSWYFYLLAFLAAFFAAVNVAGGYTVTDRMLGMFNRPKKQPNSADKGGDK, from the coding sequence ATGAGTCAAGAATTATATACGAATTTAGCCATTTTTGTTTTGAGCCTGCTAGTTGGGTTTGAAGTTATGAGTAAAATTCCCTCAACCCTGCAGACGCCAATGATGTCTGGTGCCAATGCGATTCATGGCGTCGTCGTTGTCGGTGCCTTTGTGATTGCTGCAGAAGCCAGCAGCTGGTATTTCTACCTGTTGGCATTTCTAGCCGCATTCTTTGCAGCTGTCAACGTCGCCGGTGGTTACACCGTGACTGACCGGATGCTGGGAATGTTTAACCGGCCGAAAAAACAGCCGAATTCAGCTGACAAGGGAGGCGACAAATAA